CACCTTGTGGAGACATTTCTGGTGTCTCGCTATTTCCAAGCTTTGCCTTTGGTGGGCTTTCCATTCACAacacaggtctctctctctctctctctctctctctctctctctctctctctctctctctctctctctctctctctctctctctctctctctctctctctctctctctctctctctctctctctctcttcgttttttttttttgagtcaaactctcatgtaacctaggctggcatcaaactccctattatgtagccaaggctggtcttgaaccgcCATTCTCTTGCCCTTActtctcaaatactgggattacaggcacgtgccaccatgcctagctcacaGCAGCCTTTTTAAAAACCAAGTCTTTGAAAGGACCTTTGCTTCCTTTAGCAACCCTGACCACCACACCCCCATCCCCGGCATGCCGGCCCTGAGGAAGGCCGCCTGCCTTCAGCTGGTCTGTCGGGTTGGGTAGATAGTAAACCGTGGCTTAGAGTTCCAGATGTGTCCCCCTCACTCCACAGGACATTTTACTGGtgtggggagcaggaagctggggaTTGGGGCTCTGACCCTGCTACCTCTTCCACATCCACCAGGCTGACACCGGCCCACAGTAGGAAGGCCCTGAGGAATTCCCGAATCGTCAGCCAGAAGGATGATGTCCATGTGTGCATCATGTGTCTGAGAGCCATCATGAACTACCAGGTCAGCTGTGGCGTGGGGTTGGGGGCCTCAGGGTGCTGGCTTGTCTCCATGGGGCCTGTACAAGCTactggctgatctctgtgagttcaagtccagcctggtctatagagcgaggtctaggatagccagggctacacagagaaaccatgtctcaaagacaaaagaaaaaaaaaagaaagaaagaaagaaagaaaaaagggggggcagtGGCTTGGCTTCTTAAGAGTTTATGGTTGGATCTGAAGAGCTTTGGGCATTAGAGGCCAGAACAGCATGGCCCAGACTATGCTGAGGGTGTTGGCAATCTCGGGGACCTGCCTGGAGGTGCtgacctctcctctctccccagtccGGCTTCAGCCTTGTTATGAACCACCCAGCCTGTGTCAACGAGATCGCTCTGAGCCTTAACAACAAGAACCCCAGGTGAGGTCTAGGCCCTGACTAGTGTCTTGCTTCTGTCCTTGCAAACTCTGTCCCCTGTCCCCAGGACTGCtgctcaccccaccccagctcccctgTCCTCAGGTCCCTGCCACCCCTGCTGTGGGGACTagcctcccccttctctttccagaACCAAGGCTTTGGTGCTGGAGCTGCTGGCAGCCGTGTGCCTGGTGCGGGGAGGACACGACATCATTCTTGCGGCCTTTAACAACTTCAAGGAGGTACTGGGTCCGCCATCCCAAACCTACTTGCCCTTCTGGTACTGCTTGGAGTCTGGTTGCCGGAAGTTGTGGCCTCTGATAGggcatctgagtgctgggataaaaggtgtacgccaccatgcccagccagtcAACCAATCTTTGAGGCAGGATATGAGTTAAGCATGTTGGTACAGGctgtaatcccagagccaggaggattagGACTTCAAGGTTATCactggctatatagtgagttcaagactagcctctAGGCTCCAAAACCCAAAAccctagatctctgtgagtgtgaggccagcctggtctacagagtgagttccaggacaaccaaggccacacagaaaaaccctgtctagaaaaaacaaacaaacaaacaaacaaaaacaaaccccaaacttatgccaaaacaaaaaccaatccacaaaaaaaaaaaaggggggggggctggctggatatgttcattcattctttcataaaTGTTTACCAAGGGCTGACTATGTACCAGGCACAGAAGCAGGCCCTTGGGATACATCAGtgagcaaaagaaatgaaaaggcatgagAGGGCTGGGGTATTGTACTCATTCAGTAAAGTACCTACTAtgcacacatgaggacctgaatcccccagcccacataaaaaagccaggtttgccaggcgtggtagcacgactttaatcccagcgctccagAGGCAAGGGCAAGTGCATCTTTATGAGTACCAGGCCATCcatgactacatagcaagaccatgtTGCAAAAGCAGAAaatcccaggggctggagagatggctcagtggtcaagggcacttgttcttgcagaggaccctggtttgattcccagatcaAAAGGCAACCCACAACtgcccacaactccagttccagggcatgtgATACCCTTTTCtcacctctgtaggcaccaggcacgcTTGCATATACATGCACGTATATACTCAcatacctaaaataaaataaataaatcttaaaaaaaaaatagagccaagTTTAGTGGCTTGTGattgtaattccagtactggggagacagtgagtgacaggcagttccctggagctcactggtagTCAGTCAAGCCtgctctgtgagcaccaggccacCGAGACACCCTGTCACTGAACACACCGTGTGAAGCTGGAGAGAGCTCTGTAGACCTGGGTTTGGCTTCCAGCAGctacatcaggaggctcacagctgcctgtaacatcagttccagggtatccagtgctctctgtggcctctgcagacacccacactcacattttacacacacacacacacacacacacacacacacacacacacacacacacacacatatgcaggaacacatatagtaaataaatatttttgaaaaagatggatttgagctggcagtggtggtggtgcacgcctttaatcccagcacaggggaggcaggtagttctctgtgagttcgaggccagcctggtctacagagtgagttccaggacagccagagctacacagagaaaccctgtctcaaaacaacataaGATGGATTTGCTTCTGAAGACCTCGGTTTGATTCCTGAGGTTGACCTTTGGCttctacacacatatgcacatatatatgcatgcaaatgcCTATAATGAAAAGTCAGGAGACAGCTTATCAATGAGCGACTTATGTAGTCTTAGAAAATGctacatgtgggggggggggaaagggtTGCCACAGGAGGGGGAGCTGCTTGTAGGGAAGGCCTCGCTGAGAAGTTGAGACTTGACTGGTCACAGCTTTGAAGATGCTGGGGGATTGGGAGGGGTGGCTCTCTCTGCCAGCACACCAGTGGTTAGGGCCGTGGGAGTGCACCCCAGTGCTAGTGCGGCCAGAGTGGGGTGTGTGACCCATTATTTAGCGACCACCGTTCTCCCTCTCCAGGTGTGCGGGGAACAGCACCGCTTTGAAAAGCTGATGGAATATTTCCGGAATGAAGACAGTAACATTGACTTCATGGTGAGCGTggagctggggcggggggggggggggcgcagggggCACTGAGGATTGGCTGGGCCCTGTTGCATGCTGGGAATAGCTGAGGACCTGGGTGGCTGGGCTCAGGGCTTTGCTGAGTTGTCAGTGGGAAAGGGTAGATGTCGGGGGAGTAAGGACTGGACCAAGAGGACCCGAGGGTTACAAGACCAGGCTAGTGGAATGTGACctgtagagagggagggagcttggggacaaacaggaagtggaagAGAGCAGCCCGGTGTTCCTGCCCCCAGGTGGCTTGCATGCAGTTCATCAACATTGTGGTGCACTCAGTGGAGAACATGAACTTCCGAGTCTTCTTGCAATATGAATTCACTCACCTGGGCCTGGACCTCTACTTGGAGGTGAGCCTTGCATCGCACCCCTGGCCCCTGACTGAATTACCCACCCACTGTGGAGAATGTAGTTATGTATGTAGTATGTAATTAGCaggtcttgagttcaaatcctggctctgaGAGCTGGGTTTGGTGATACATGCCAGCAATCGtatcacttgggaggccaaagcaAGAGGGTctcaagttcaagttcagcctgggcttccctcttcccacttctaaaatggtaaaacaaacaaacaaacaaacacacccacaAGTAAACAGAACCCTACTCTGCTGCTTGCTAGCCCTGTGACCTTGCACACATCTGTTCATCCTTCTGAGCCTGTTTTCCTGTCAATCACAGAGGTGATAAAGACATGTAGAGGAGATTCTGGTACATGGTGGAAACCTAGTATAACATCTGTCACCGAGGTTCTGGAACAGGCTCAGGTGGCTCTGGATGTGACCCAGGAGCATCAGCTGAGGCAGGTGCCCTGACACCAGCACATGACGGGGAGCCCAGAGATACACATTGGGGGGCTGCCCCAGCCTGAGTCTGGgtgttgggaagagggaacagaggAACGGGTGAGCAGAGAAGCCAGAGCTTCTGGCCTGGTTCCTTTGGGAGGCTTTCTAGCGGGGCGGGCCCTTTGGGATTGGATCTCCTAAAGCTACGACTGGCAAATACCAAGAGGAGGCGAGGCCGGTCCAGGCACACAGTAGAATATGATACATCTGGAACAAGGAAAGTAGTCTGACCCAAGCTCCAGCGTGGCTGAGCCTTGAAAGAAGAGAGAGGCCAGAGGCGACCGGCTGAGTAGAGGGCTGCAAAGATGGTCTAATGGCTAAGAGCATCTACTACTCCTGTGGAGGACCCGGGACCCTCtgtggtgcccagcacccatgtcaggtggctcacagtctcctgtaactccagtcccaggggatcagatgTGCTCTCCTGGTCTCTGAGAACATCAGAACTCATGTGTTGTCCATCAGCGCTCACAGGGACAcgcatacattaaaaaaaaaaacctgaatagtatatgacttttaaaaataagcaatgtccagaatgtctaaatcCATAGAGGCAGAAAGTAGATTCATGGCtgccgggggctggagagaagataaTGGAAAAGAAACCCTACCTGGCCTAGAGTTTCCATCCGGGGTATTGAACTTTTAGAAAAGAggttaacacatcttaaaatagtgAATTGTGTGGTATGTGAATTAtagcagtaaaaataaaaagctaactAGAGTCCAAGTACTCTGGGTTCTAGTGGTGGTGGCTGGATagacaccccaccaccacctcagaCCTCACCGCGCTCCCGCTGTCCGGGGACAGAGGCTCCGGCTGACCGAGAGTGACAAGCTGCAGGTGCAGATCCAGGCGTACCTGGACAACGTTTTTGATGTGGGAACCCTGCTGGAGGACACAGAGACTAAGAATGCAGTGCTGGAGCACATGGAGGAGCTGCAGGAGCAGGTGGCACTGGTGAGAGCCGACCCCAACCTAGTCCATCACACAGTGGGCCCACAGGAAGGCTGTCTCGGGGCTCCTCTTGTGCAGCGAGAACTGAATGGAAGACATAGTTCTGGGTGTAGATTGGAGGCGGCGGCAGTCTGCCTGGGCTCTGAGTTTGCCCTCGATCCAAATCCGGAGTCCTTTTAGTGGCTTTCTCAATGAGTCTTCGGGGAGCGCCCACGCTGCGTGGGACTTGTGCGCAAAGCAGGCACCTCCTCCCGGCAGCGGCGCACATTCCAAGCCCCGACTCCAGTGAACTAGATCTTGGGGTCCCTCTCAGCACAGTCTTCTCCCCTAtcacctttctgtgccctggtGCCTCggtttccccctcttccttcatcTGGGTTCGGGTGCCAGGTTTGGCCCACCCTTGGCACGCTGGGCCAAGCGGATGTGGgagccacccccagccctccaggcAGGCTTGCCTGATGCCGCCCCCTCACCGGCGGCGGTGCCAGTGCCTGGCCGCGGGTGGTAGCTCACCATGTGCTGGTGCCACAGCTGACAGAGCGGCTTCGAGACGCAGAGAACGACTCCATGGCCAAGATCGCTGAACTGGAGAAGCAGCTAAGCCAGGCGCGCAAGGAACTGGAGACCCTGAGGGTGAGCTGTGGGTGTGGGCTGGGCCAGGCTGGGGTGTGGGCCGGGCCAGGCTTCCCAAGGAGTCTTCTCCACTTGTCATCCCCGTATATCCCAGAAGAGGACCGGGGCGGGGTTGCTCTATGCCAGAGAGCTTGCCGGTAGGCACTAATCCTTCTCCTGGGGCTCGCAGGAGCGGGTCAGCGAGTCAAACCCCATGGGCACTGCCAGACGTATCCCTGAGCCTGAGAAAGTGCCTGCCCCCGCCGTGGTGAGACCTTCAGCTCTCGAGCTGAAAGTGGAGGAGCTTGAGGAAAAGGGGTTAATCCGAATCCTGCGGGGGCCCGGGGATGTCGTCTCCATCGAGATCCTCCCAGGAGCGGTGGCGACACCAAGTGGTGACAGCGCACCAACTCCGGGGGTGCCCACTGACTCTCCTAGCCCAGGTGCACAGTTGCTTCGTGCTGGGGGAGAGAgaccagggcagggcagggtatCGTGGGGGGATATACCTGGCTGTGAAAGATAAGGAGGTTGGGATTGTGGGCATGGTACAGGTACACGCAGGTGGGTTGGAATGGGTTCGGGGGTGCATGCactgggcagggaggtggcatggacccacccccccccccgccccacaccaAGAAGTTGACGAGTTTCTCCCACGCCCTCGCTGGGCTCACATCTCCCACCTGCAGCAGAGTCGGTTCCCGGAGCAGcatcaccgccaccaccaccaccaccaccgccaccgccacccccaCTACCTAACCTCCAGTCCCCGCATCAAGCCCTTCCCTCTGCACCCccgctggccccgcccctcccagGCTGCGCAGAGCCTCCACCTGCACCACCGTTGCCTGGAGACCtgccgcccccaccccctccacccccacttgGTACTGATGGGCcagtaccacccccacccccaccccctccggGAGGGCCTCCTGATATCCATGGAGGACAAGACCCAGAGATAGGCCCAGGTAAGTGGGGTGGACTATCTCAGATCTTCTAGGGCTGGTGGAGAAGCGGAGCAGCACCCCCTCGCATCCCCCGGGGGTGTCCTCCAGGACCCTCTCTACCTAGGagtctcctcctgcctcctgcctgtttTGTTAGGCCTGGCTGGGTTAGTTCCCTCCAGTGTCTGCACTGCTCACCACCACCTTCCTGCTCCCAGGGGTGAAAGCCAAGAAACCCATCCAGACCAAATTCCGGATGCCACTGCTGAACTGGGTGGCGTTGAAACCCAGCCAGATCACAGGCACTGTCTTCACTGAGCTCAATGATGAGAAAGTGTTGCAGGTGAGTGGGCACCAGAGAGCTGCAGGGTCATGCTGGGCATAGGGATGGTCATCTCCTTCAGGATGGGGACACCCAGGGCGTGGGCTTTAAGACCCTGGGTTGGTGCATCCAGGAGGCAGCATCCCGACCCATGCAGGCTTTCCTCTCCCTGAGTGTGGCCTCTCCTTTCTGCCCATTCCCACAGACAACTAAGGCCTGGGCCCTTCTGATTCTAGTTTCACCTTGGAATGGGTTCCCTGacctctgggccatctgttttctCTGCCTGGAATAATCTCCTTCACTGCTGGCTGCTCGGCCCTTCCTTCAGCTTTAATGGCCCGGAATCTGGGTCGTCTGTTGTGTTCTTCTCTGTCACACCTTTCTTGTGTCTCCCCTGTATCTCCTGTCAAGGCTGTGGTCAAGCTAGCTGGCTGGCTATTCTGTCCAATGGTGTTCTGTCAGGCTATACCAACGACCTTAGCTCTGGACAGTGTTGAGCCCAGAGTGTGGGCAGATATGGCTCCACTCAGCCTTGTATTCTCTTCCTTGCGTTCTTAGGAGCTAGACATGAATGACTTTGAGGAGCAGTTCAAGACCAAATCTCAAGGCCCCAGCCTGGACCTCAGCACTCTGAAGGGGAAGGCAGCCCACAAAGCTCCCACCAAGGCAACACTCATTGAGGCCAACCGGGCCAAGAATTTGGCCATCACCCTGCGCAAGGGCAACCTAGGGGCAGACAGAATCTGCCAGGCCATTGAGACGTAAGTACCTGCGCTGGGGTGTGGCCCAGTCTTCTTGCTAGGCTAGGATCATCAGGCAGAGCTTAGTAAGAACCCCAGcagtagctgggcggtggtggtgcatgcctttaatcccagcactcgggagccagaggcaggcagatctctgtgtttgaggtcagcctgggctaccaagtgagttccaggacagccagggctacacagaaaaaccctgttttgaaaaatcaaaccaaaccaaaaaccaaaaactaaaaaaaccaaccagcagTGAGACAGAATCCACCAAACTTCACACCAGTCCTGGTCAGGGAACATCATCCTCATTTTCTTGACAAGAAAACTAAGACTGTGCATGCCCAGATTGAGACCTCCCCacttgcttcctgcttctgcccagCATGGGCACCCAGGCCAAAGGATTTATATATAGCATCTGCCAGTGATGTATGATAGGACCAGAGCTTCCCGTGACTCCTGTCTCTGGTTCTCTGAAGCTGTCTACAAAACTGAATGACGACGGTTGTTTATTCAGTCATTTTCTCTGGGACTTGTAAGTGTGGGACGACTCCcactctctcctctgtttcctcacGCAGGTATGACCTTCAGACTCTCAGCCTGGATTTCTTGGAGCTGTTGACCCGCTTCCTGCCCACAGAGTATGAGCGCAGCCTCATAGCCCGCTTCGAGAAGGAACAGCGGCCGATGGAGGAGCTGTCAGAGGAGGACCGCTTCATGCTGCGCTTCAGTCGCATCCAGAGGCTGCCAGAGCGCATGAACACACTCACCTTCCTGGGCAACTTTCCAGACACGGCCCAGCTGCTCATGCCGGTATGGGCAGGACGGGCAGGGTGGTGTGGTGGAGCCTGGGCTGGGGGTAGGGAGGGAGCATCTCTGAGCTCAGCTCCCAAGAGGGCAGCTGGGGGTATTTGAGCCTCCTGTTAGGGGAGGCTCCATCTTACCTCATCTTCATCCCACCCTTAGCAACTGAATGCCATCATTGCAGCCTCAATGTCCATCAAGTCTTCCGACAAGCTTCGCCAGATCCTGGAGGTGAGAGCCCGGGGGAAGGGACAGGGAAGCAGGGCCTATCCTTTCCTGGTCTAAGGAGCATAAAAAGGGAGAGTCAGGTCCTATCCAGCTGGAGTATAGCGAAGATAATGTTCCCACTTCTCACATGCATGCTCTAGTAGACAGGCtaaggtgggtgctgggggtaGGCAACAGTAACACCGGCCATGCCTGCAGAGTGCACCTGAGTGTCGGCTCCAGGGCTCAGTCCCTCTGGGGACCGCTTTGGGAGAGCTGTGGTAACTGTTCCTACTCAGTGGCATGTCTGCAGACCAGAATAAATGACCGTCAAGGGATTGAGGATGGAGATGTTGGCAAGCCAGTTTTGGGGTGGACTGATGGGGTGGACTCATGCTGTTAATAGCATACACATGAGATGTATATATACAGGCTACATGTGTCATGGAACTGAAGGGTCCATTCAGGAGGGCCTGAGTGTGAGGGCTGATTTCTTGCTGCCTTCCTTCCTGGGAAATcttcaagggattttttttttccagcctggATCTCATtgagtctttctctgcctttcccagATTGTCCTGGCTTTTGGCAACTACATGAACAGCAGTAAGCGCGGGGCAGCCTATGGTTTCCGACTTCAGAGTCTGGATGCGGTGAGAAGGGGCTCCTGGCCTGGGGTCTGGAGTCTGGTTGGTGGCCCATGGCTTATAACAGATTCTTGTCCAGTTGTTGGAGATGAAGTCGACTGACCGGAAACAGACATTGCTGCACTACTTGGTGAAGGTCATCGCTGAGAAGTACCCACAGCTCACGGGCTTTCATAGCGACCTGCACTTCTTGGACAAGGCAGGCTCAGGTACAGGGGTTGGGGTCTCGGGCCACTCATGTGGGTTAGGAAGGGACACTACAGGGTATTAACTGTGTGCATGCCGCCTGATCCCCTGACTCCATGCTGTCCATGCCAGTGTCCCTAGACAGTGTCCTGGGGGACGTGCGCTCCCTGCAGCGAGGCCTGGAGTTGACACAGAGAGAGTTTGTGCGGCAGGATGACTGTCTGGTGCTCAAAGAGTTCCTGAGGGCCAACTCTCCCACCATGGACAAGCTGCTGGCAGACAGCAAGACCGctcaggtgggtgggtgggaccCAGGAGCACCGAAGCCTTAGGGTAGAGGTGTGGAGCCAAGGCCTGGAGGGGTATCGCCCCAGGCAGAACCCtgggaggatgggggaagagtAAGGGACCACCCTGAGCGGAAGAAGGGATGTGGTACCCCGTGGGGCACGGAGCACGGCCAAGCTGACGGGTTGTGCTTGCAGGAGGCCTACGAGTCGGTAGTGGAGTACTTCGGAGAAAATCCCAAGACCACGTCCCCCTccatgtttttttctctcttcagccGTTTCACCAAGGCCTATAAGGTACCAGTGCCCgatgcagtgggggggggggggctgcttctGGCCCAggcaggacagggaaggagggggggggcTGTCCTCACCACGACCTGCCTCGTGCCCTCAGAAAGCCGAGCAAGAGGTGGAACAGTGGAAGAAGGAGGCAGCGGCGGATACCTCAGGCAGGGAAGAGCCTCCAGCACCCAAGGTAAGGCAGCTGCCCCTGAGCCTG
This Peromyscus maniculatus bairdii isolate BWxNUB_F1_BW_parent chromosome 8, HU_Pman_BW_mat_3.1, whole genome shotgun sequence DNA region includes the following protein-coding sequences:
- the Fmnl1 gene encoding formin-like protein 1 isoform X6, with the protein product MGNAAGSAEQPAGPTASPPKQPAAPKQPMPAAGELEERFTRVLNCMNLPPDKVQLLSQYDNEKKWELICDQERFQVKNPPAAYIQKLKSYLDTGGVSRKVAADWMSNLGFKRRVQESTQVLRELETSLRTNHIGWVQEFLNEENRGLDVLLEYLAFAQCSVTYDMESTDNVASSAEKSKPLDQSVEDLTKAPPSSVPKSRLTIKLTPAHSRKALRNSRIVSQKDDVHVCIMCLRAIMNYQSGFSLVMNHPACVNEIALSLNNKNPRTKALVLELLAAVCLVRGGHDIILAAFNNFKEVCGEQHRFEKLMEYFRNEDSNIDFMVACMQFINIVVHSVENMNFRVFLQYEFTHLGLDLYLERLRLTESDKLQVQIQAYLDNVFDVGTLLEDTETKNAVLEHMEELQEQVALLTERLRDAENDSMAKIAELEKQLSQARKELETLRERVSESNPMGTARRIPEPEKVPAPAVVRPSALELKVEELEEKGLIRILRGPGDVVSIEILPGAVATPSGDSAPTPGVPTDSPSPAESVPGAASPPPPPPPPPPPPPLPNLQSPHQALPSAPPLAPPLPGCAEPPPAPPLPGDLPPPPPPPPLGTDGPVPPPPPPPPGGPPDIHGGQDPEIGPGVKAKKPIQTKFRMPLLNWVALKPSQITGTVFTELNDEKVLQELDMNDFEEQFKTKSQGPSLDLSTLKGKAAHKAPTKATLIEANRAKNLAITLRKGNLGADRICQAIETYDLQTLSLDFLELLTRFLPTEYERSLIARFEKEQRPMEELSEEDRFMLRFSRIQRLPERMNTLTFLGNFPDTAQLLMPQLNAIIAASMSIKSSDKLRQILEIVLAFGNYMNSSKRGAAYGFRLQSLDALLEMKSTDRKQTLLHYLVKVIAEKYPQLTGFHSDLHFLDKAGSVSLDSVLGDVRSLQRGLELTQREFVRQDDCLVLKEFLRANSPTMDKLLADSKTAQEAYESVVEYFGENPKTTSPSMFFSLFSRFTKAYKKAEQEVEQWKKEAAADTSGREEPPAPKSPPKARRQQMDLISELKRKQQKEPLIYEGDRDGAIEDIITVLKTVPFTARTGKRTSRLLCEASLGEEMPL
- the Fmnl1 gene encoding formin-like protein 1 isoform X3; amino-acid sequence: MGNAAGSAEQPAGPTASPPKQPAAPKQPMPAAGELEERFTRVLNCMNLPPDKVQLLSQYDNEKKWELICDQERFQVKNPPAAYIQKLKSYLDTGGVSRKVAADWMSNLGFKRRVQESTQVLRELETSLRTNHIGWVQEFLNEENRGLDVLLEYLAFAQCSVTYDMESTDNVASSAEKSKPLDQSVEDLTKAPPSSVPKSRLTIKCPPSPRLTPAHSRKALRNSRIVSQKDDVHVCIMCLRAIMNYQSGFSLVMNHPACVNEIALSLNNKNPRTKALVLELLAAVCLVRGGHDIILAAFNNFKEVCGEQHRFEKLMEYFRNEDSNIDFMVACMQFINIVVHSVENMNFRVFLQYEFTHLGLDLYLERLRLTESDKLQVQIQAYLDNVFDVGTLLEDTETKNAVLEHMEELQEQVALLTERLRDAENDSMAKIAELEKQLSQARKELETLRERVSESNPMGTARRIPEPEKVPAPAVVRPSALELKVEELEEKGLIRILRGPGDVVSIEILPGAVATPSGDSAPTPGVPTDSPSPAESVPGAASPPPPPPPPPPPPPLPNLQSPHQALPSAPPLAPPLPGCAEPPPAPPLPGDLPPPPPPPPLGTDGPVPPPPPPPPGGPPDIHGGQDPEIGPGVKAKKPIQTKFRMPLLNWVALKPSQITGTVFTELNDEKVLQELDMNDFEEQFKTKSQGPSLDLSTLKGKAAHKAPTKATLIEANRAKNLAITLRKGNLGADRICQAIETYDLQTLSLDFLELLTRFLPTEYERSLIARFEKEQRPMEELSEEDRFMLRFSRIQRLPERMNTLTFLGNFPDTAQLLMPQLNAIIAASMSIKSSDKLRQILEIVLAFGNYMNSSKRGAAYGFRLQSLDALLEMKSTDRKQTLLHYLVKVIAEKYPQLTGFHSDLHFLDKAGSVSLDSVLGDVRSLQRGLELTQREFVRQDDCLVLKEFLRANSPTMDKLLADSKTAQEAYESVVEYFGENPKTTSPSMFFSLFSRFTKAYKKAEQEVEQWKKEAAADTSGREEPPAPKSPPKARRQQMDLISELKRKQQKEPLIYEGDRDGAIEDIITVLKTVPFTARTGKRTSRLLCEASLGEEMPL
- the Fmnl1 gene encoding formin-like protein 1 isoform X5; translated protein: MGNAAGSAEQPAGPTASPPKQPAAPKQPMPAAGELEERFTRVLNCMNLPPDKVQLLSQYDNEKKWELICDQERFQVKNPPAAYIQKLKSYLDTGGVSRKVAADWMSNLGFKRRVQESTQVLRELETSLRTNHIGWVQEFLNEENRGLDVLLEYLAFAQCSVTYDMESTDNVASSAEKSKPLDQSVEDLTKAPPSSVPKSRLTIKLTPAHSRKALRNSRIVSQKDDVHVCIMCLRAIMNYQSGFSLVMNHPACVNEIALSLNNKNPRTKALVLELLAAVCLVRGGHDIILAAFNNFKEVCGEQHRFEKLMEYFRNEDSNIDFMVACMQFINIVVHSVENMNFRVFLQYEFTHLGLDLYLERLRLTESDKLQVQIQAYLDNVFDVGTLLEDTETKNAVLEHMEELQEQVALLTERLRDAENDSMAKIAELEKQLSQARKELETLRERVSESNPMGTARRIPEPEKVPAPAVVRPSALELKVEELEEKGLIRILRGPGDVVSIEILPGAVATPSGDSAPTPGVPTDSPSPESVPGAASPPPPPPPPPPPPPLPNLQSPHQALPSAPPLAPPLPGCAEPPPAPPLPGDLPPPPPPPPLGTDGPVPPPPPPPPGGPPDIHGGQDPEIGPGVKAKKPIQTKFRMPLLNWVALKPSQITGTVFTELNDEKVLQELDMNDFEEQFKTKSQGPSLDLSTLKGKAAHKAPTKATLIEANRAKNLAITLRKGNLGADRICQAIETYDLQTLSLDFLELLTRFLPTEYERSLIARFEKEQRPMEELSEEDRFMLRFSRIQRLPERMNTLTFLGNFPDTAQLLMPQLNAIIAASMSIKSSDKLRQILEIVLAFGNYMNSSKRGAAYGFRLQSLDALLEMKSTDRKQTLLHYLVKVIAEKYPQLTGFHSDLHFLDKAGSVSLDSVLGDVRSLQRGLELTQREFVRQDDCLVLKEFLRANSPTMDKLLADSKTAQEAYESVVEYFGENPKTTSPSMFFSLFSRFTKAYKKAEQEVEQWKKEAAADTSGREEPPAPKSPPKARRQQMDLISELKRKQQKEPLIYEGDRDGAIEDIITDLRNQPYIRADTGRRSARRRPPGPPLQVTADLSL
- the Fmnl1 gene encoding formin-like protein 1 isoform X4 — protein: MGNAAGSAEQPAGPTASPPKQPAAPKQPMPAAGELEERFTRVLNCMNLPPDKVQLLSQYDNEKKWELICDQERFQVKNPPAAYIQKLKSYLDTGGVSRKVAADWMSNLGFKRRVQESTQVLRELETSLRTNHIGWVQEFLNEENRGLDVLLEYLAFAQCSVTYDMESTDNVASSAEKSKPLDQSVEDLTKAPPSSVPKSRLTIKLTPAHSRKALRNSRIVSQKDDVHVCIMCLRAIMNYQSGFSLVMNHPACVNEIALSLNNKNPRTKALVLELLAAVCLVRGGHDIILAAFNNFKEVCGEQHRFEKLMEYFRNEDSNIDFMVACMQFINIVVHSVENMNFRVFLQYEFTHLGLDLYLERLRLTESDKLQVQIQAYLDNVFDVGTLLEDTETKNAVLEHMEELQEQVALLTERLRDAENDSMAKIAELEKQLSQARKELETLRERVSESNPMGTARRIPEPEKVPAPAVVRPSALELKVEELEEKGLIRILRGPGDVVSIEILPGAVATPSGDSAPTPGVPTDSPSPAESVPGAASPPPPPPPPPPPPPLPNLQSPHQALPSAPPLAPPLPGCAEPPPAPPLPGDLPPPPPPPPLGTDGPVPPPPPPPPGGPPDIHGGQDPEIGPGVKAKKPIQTKFRMPLLNWVALKPSQITGTVFTELNDEKVLQELDMNDFEEQFKTKSQGPSLDLSTLKGKAAHKAPTKATLIEANRAKNLAITLRKGNLGADRICQAIETYDLQTLSLDFLELLTRFLPTEYERSLIARFEKEQRPMEELSEEDRFMLRFSRIQRLPERMNTLTFLGNFPDTAQLLMPQLNAIIAASMSIKSSDKLRQILEIVLAFGNYMNSSKRGAAYGFRLQSLDALLEMKSTDRKQTLLHYLVKVIAEKYPQLTGFHSDLHFLDKAGSVSLDSVLGDVRSLQRGLELTQREFVRQDDCLVLKEFLRANSPTMDKLLADSKTAQEAYESVVEYFGENPKTTSPSMFFSLFSRFTKAYKKAEQEVEQWKKEAAADTSGREEPPAPKSPPKARRQQMDLISELKRKQQKEPLIYEGDRDGAIEDIITDLRNQPYIRADTGRRSARRRPPGPPLQVTADLSL